The DNA window ATATGTATATTGTAATGGATCTGGTAGTAAATCACTGTTCTGACCAACATGAATGGTTCCAGAAGGCATTAAAAGATCCTGACGGTGAATATGGACAATATTTTTATATAAGAGAAGGCAAAGGAGATCAACCACCTTGTAACTGGCGATCTTATTTCGGCGGTAGTGCTTGGGAAAGAATTCCAGGAACCAATAAGTATTATTTACATCTGTTTGCAAAAGAACAGCCTGATTTAAATTGGGAAAACGAGAAAGTAAGACAAGAAATATATAAGATGGTCAATTGGTGGCTTGATAAAGGACTAGCAGGTTTTAGAATTGATGCTATTATCAATATTAAAAAGGACTTGAGATTTGAAGATTTTCCGCCGGACAGAGATGATGGGCTTTGCAGTCCTAGCAAGATGCTTGAATGTGCTGACGGAATAGGAACCTTTTTGAAAGAATTAAGAGACAATACTTTCCGTAAGTATGATGCTTTTACGGTGGCTGAATTATTTGATTACAAGGAAGAAGAATTAAGAAATTATATTGGCGAGGACGGTTATTTTTCTACTATATTTGATTTTAGTACTCATCTTATTGGAGCAAGCGAAAAAGGTTGGTTTGACAGAAAACCAGTTACTCCTAACGAATACAGAGATGTAATTTTTAGAAGTAAGTTAAAAACGGAAAATATAGGATTTTTGGCAAACATAATAGAGAATCATGATGAGCCAAGGGGTGTAAGCTTTTATATTCCTGAAAGCGAGTGTAATGACAAGAGTAAAAAAATGCTTGCTACAATTCATATTATGCTAAAAGGTATTCCATTTATTTATCAAGGTCAAGAAATTGGAATGACCAATAATGAGTTTGAAAGCATCGATGAAATAGATGATATTGGTACCAAGAATGAATATCAGGTAGCGTTAAAGGCTGGATACTCTCCAAAAGAAGCGTTAAAAATAATATCAAAATATAGCCGTGACAATGCCAGAACACCTTTTCATTGGGATGACAGTGAAAATGCTGGCTTTACCACAGGAAAACCTTGGTTAGTTGTTAATAAGAATTATAAAGAAATCAATGTAAAGAGCCAGATCAATGATGAAAATTCACTGCTTTCATATTACAAGAAACTTATACGCCTGCGAAAAGATGAGGAATATAAAGATGCAATTGTTCATGGGAAATTCAATCCGATTTATACAGAGTATGACAATGTACTTGCATTCTATAGAAAAGGTGAAAGCAAAACAGTATTGATTATTGCTAACTATCAAAATAAAGAGGTTACATTACCTTTTTCACATCAAAACAGCAAAGTATTAATTAATAATTATAACAACTTTAAAGTGGACAACGGGATGATTATGCTTGAACCTTATCAAACGTTAGTATTGGATGTATAAATATTCTCTACTAAATATGAGGGGGATACCGTTATATTATGAATAAAATGAGTTTAAAAAATTTATCTGAAAGCTTAAAAAAAAAAGCATATCGGTTACAATCATTTAAAAAACAAGAAGAATGGAAGCAATATAGGAATAGCGCATAGATTGATTACTTCTTTCATTATTTTAAGTATTTTACCGTTAAGTATCGTTGGTACATTTTCTTATCTCAATGCAGAACAGACTGTCAAAGATAAAGTAGGATCATATTCAGGGAAAATGGTTGAGCAGCTGGCCATAAACATAGATTCTACAATAAACGAATTTGAAAGAATTTATAAAATGATTAATACCAACGTCAAATTAATGGAAAAAATTCAAACCGTAGATTCATTAAACAGCTTTGATAAAGTAAAGATTTTTCGGGAAATAGATAACGATGTTGTTTCGATAGTGGCTGCAAATACTTTTATTAAATCGGCGAATATTATAAAAAATACTGGAGAAAACTTTGGTACGGGATTTGTTAACGTTTCAGTCGATGGAAAGTCAATCAATAAAAATGAGCAAATTCAACATCTGTTAGAGCTTATCCATAGCACTGACGGAAAAATTATGTGGATTACAGGATTATATGATTCCTATGAGAATATTTATTTGATCTCACAGTTACGCACTGTGAATTCAGTTGAATCTATTGGTGGAGTGGTTCTTAGTATTGATGCCAAAGGAATCCATTCAGTACTGGAGAAAGCTAATCTAGACTCCGGAGAAATTTTTTTGCTTGATGAAAACAGAGAAGTAATCTCCAGTATGGATCAAGAAAAACTGGGTACGGTATTAGAAGAAGGATTTTTGGATAAAGTTTATGGCGATAATACTTCCGGTTATTTTACCGATTCCGGGCATGTCATAAGCTATGCAACTACTAATAATGGCTGGAAAATTGTAACCAAAGAACCTGTTTCAGCTTTAATGCAGGAAATGAAAGCAGTAAAAAACGGAACAATTTTATTAGTTATTTTATGTATTGCTATAGCTATTATTGTTGGAATGGCTATTTCTTTTAGTATTTCTAATCCATTGAAAGTAATTATGGATTTAATGGGAAAAGTAGAGCAAGGGAATCTTGTTGTAACATGTCCCATTAAAGGAAGCAATGAAATTGGAAGACTATCCAACAGCTTTAACAAAATGATAGAAAATATCAGAAATTTAATTTTGGAAACAGAAGCGGTAGTAGGCAGAGTGGAGAAAGATACAGATACCATCAGATCTGCTTCCGAAAAATCGGCAACTGCTGCATTACAAGTTTCTGCTGCGATCAGCGAGCTTTCAGAAGGTTCTATGAAACAAGCAAAAGAAGCAGAGCAAACTACTATGTTAATGGAGGATCTCTCTAAAAATATCAATTGCATAATTCAAGAAATTAAAGATGTGATGGGTATGATTGAGCAAGCGGAAAATTCAAGAGATTATGCATCTAACACCATGGAGCAACTCAATGAAAAAACAAAGACTGCATTAGAATCTTCCCATACGATCCATGGAGAAATTCAAGAACTAAGTGAAGAAGCAAAAGAAATCATTCATGTTGTTAATGTTATAGAAGGTATCAGCGAGCAAACCAATTTGCTTGCCCTCAATGCAGCTATAGAAGCAGCCAGAGCAGGAGAAACAGGAAAAGGTTTTGCAGTGGTGGCGGAAGAAATTCGAAAATTGGCTATGGGTACGAAAGAAGCAACCAAGATGATTAGCACAATTATTACGAATATACAGGAAAAAACGAAGCGAGCAGTATCGGTGGTTGAAAGATCTGATACAATATTTGAAGAACAGAAAACCATTGTTTTTGAAACAAACGATGCTTTTAACAAAATGGCAGGCTGCATGCAGAGTATTATTCAGCGTATTGAAGATGTAATGAAGAGAATTAAGGATATTGAACAGCAAAAAGATCGATCGGTGGAGGCAAATATTCATATTGCGTCCATAGTACAGGAAAGTGCAGCATCCATTGAAGAAGTTACTGCAACCAGCCAGGAACAAGCCAGCTCTGCGGAACAACTGTCTATACTGGCAAACAATCTTATGTCAGCAGTGAGAAATCTGAATAATACTTTATCTCATTTCAAAGTTTAGTTTTTGGTGTTGTCAGCCTACATTGGAGGTATTGGTGTTGACTATGAGGACATTATCTAATATCATACACTCATAGACCAGAAACAGAAAGTAGGTTTGGTAATGAACAATATAATATTCGACGTTGACGGCACTTTATGGGATACTACTGAAGTTGTGGCCAAAGGATGGAATAAAGCCATTTCAGAAATTGGTGGAACGACTGCCCATATTACAGCTTCCATATTGAAAAAAGAGTTTGGAAAGCCGATGGACGAAATAGCAGATGATTTATTTTTTGATGCTGATGATGAAAAAAGAAAATTATTATTGGAAAAATGTTGTGAATACGAGCAAGAGGTCTTAATTGAGAATACGGATAACTTGCTTTTTCCTGATGTAAAGCAAACTCTTAAAAAACTATCTGAGCGCTGCCGTTTGTTTATTGTGAGCAATTGTCAGTCAGGATATATAGAACTGTTCATGAAAAAAGCTGGAATAGGAGAATATATTATGGACTATGAATGCTTTGGAGATACGGGGAA is part of the Defluviitalea raffinosedens genome and encodes:
- a CDS encoding glycoside hydrolase family 13 protein is translated as MKKQWWHDKVAYQIYPKSFKDTNGDGIGDLRGIINKLDYLKDLGIDIIWLSPVYCSPFVDQGYDISDYYNIDPRFGTMDDMDELLAEAKKRNMYIVMDLVVNHCSDQHEWFQKALKDPDGEYGQYFYIREGKGDQPPCNWRSYFGGSAWERIPGTNKYYLHLFAKEQPDLNWENEKVRQEIYKMVNWWLDKGLAGFRIDAIINIKKDLRFEDFPPDRDDGLCSPSKMLECADGIGTFLKELRDNTFRKYDAFTVAELFDYKEEELRNYIGEDGYFSTIFDFSTHLIGASEKGWFDRKPVTPNEYRDVIFRSKLKTENIGFLANIIENHDEPRGVSFYIPESECNDKSKKMLATIHIMLKGIPFIYQGQEIGMTNNEFESIDEIDDIGTKNEYQVALKAGYSPKEALKIISKYSRDNARTPFHWDDSENAGFTTGKPWLVVNKNYKEINVKSQINDENSLLSYYKKLIRLRKDEEYKDAIVHGKFNPIYTEYDNVLAFYRKGESKTVLIIANYQNKEVTLPFSHQNSKVLINNYNNFKVDNGMIMLEPYQTLVLDV
- a CDS encoding methyl-accepting chemotaxis protein produces the protein MITSFIILSILPLSIVGTFSYLNAEQTVKDKVGSYSGKMVEQLAINIDSTINEFERIYKMINTNVKLMEKIQTVDSLNSFDKVKIFREIDNDVVSIVAANTFIKSANIIKNTGENFGTGFVNVSVDGKSINKNEQIQHLLELIHSTDGKIMWITGLYDSYENIYLISQLRTVNSVESIGGVVLSIDAKGIHSVLEKANLDSGEIFLLDENREVISSMDQEKLGTVLEEGFLDKVYGDNTSGYFTDSGHVISYATTNNGWKIVTKEPVSALMQEMKAVKNGTILLVILCIAIAIIVGMAISFSISNPLKVIMDLMGKVEQGNLVVTCPIKGSNEIGRLSNSFNKMIENIRNLILETEAVVGRVEKDTDTIRSASEKSATAALQVSAAISELSEGSMKQAKEAEQTTMLMEDLSKNINCIIQEIKDVMGMIEQAENSRDYASNTMEQLNEKTKTALESSHTIHGEIQELSEEAKEIIHVVNVIEGISEQTNLLALNAAIEAARAGETGKGFAVVAEEIRKLAMGTKEATKMISTIITNIQEKTKRAVSVVERSDTIFEEQKTIVFETNDAFNKMAGCMQSIIQRIEDVMKRIKDIEQQKDRSVEANIHIASIVQESAASIEEVTATSQEQASSAEQLSILANNLMSAVRNLNNTLSHFKV
- a CDS encoding HAD family hydrolase, which encodes MNNIIFDVDGTLWDTTEVVAKGWNKAISEIGGTTAHITASILKKEFGKPMDEIADDLFFDADDEKRKLLLEKCCEYEQEVLIENTDNLLFPDVKQTLKKLSERCRLFIVSNCQSGYIELFMKKAGIGEYIMDYECFGDTGKSKGENIRLIMERNRIDDAVYVGDTQGDYEAAVFAGIPFIFAKYGFGNPANYDYAINGIKELLDLQERL